Part of the Nostoc sp. ATCC 53789 genome, GTTAACACTTTGGTTAGGGTCTTTACCCAATACCTGCTTCACAATCTGGTGGACTGCGGGAATACGGGTAGAACCACCAACTAACACCACTTCATCAATATCGCCTTTGCTTAACTTGGCATCGCGCAAAGCGTTTTCCACAGGAACACGGCAACGGTCGATTAAGTCAGAACAAAGTTCTTCAAAGGTGGCACGAGTCAGGGTTGTATCCAGGTGCTTAGGCCCATCCTGGGTAGCAGTGATAAATGGTAAATTGATTTCTGCTTGGGTAACGCTAGAAAGCTCAATTTTTGCTTTTTCTGCGGCTTCTGTCAGACGTTGTAAAGCTTGTTTGTCTTTGCGTAGTTCAATGCCTTCGGCTTTCTTGAACTTTTCAGCTAAGAAGTCAACTATTTTTTTATCAAAGTCATCACCACCAAGGTGTGTATCCCCAGATGTGGCTAGTACTTCAAAAACTCCATCTCCTACTTCTAGCACGGATACGTCGAAGGTACCACCACCAAGGTCAAAGACGAGAATGGTTTCGTTACTCTTCTTGTCAAAGCCATAAGCTAGAGAAGCAGCAGTTGGCTCGTTGATAATCCGCAGAACTTCAATACCTGCAATTTTACCAGCGTCTTTTGTCGCTTGCCGTTGAGAGTCGTTAAAGTATGCGGGAACGGTGATTACAGCTTGGGTAACAGTTTCACCAAGGTATTTGCTGGCATCTTCAACTAGTTTGCGAAGAACTTTTGCAGAAATTTCTTCAGGAGCAAACGGTTTACCAGCTATCGGACAATCTAATTTGACATTGCCGTTGCTGCTGAGAACTTTGTAAGAAACTTCAGTTGCTTCGTTACTCACTTCGTCGTAGCGGCGACCGATAAAGCGTTTGACTGAGTAAAACGTATTTTCGGGGTTCATCACCGCTTGGCGTTTGGCGATTTGGCCAACCAAGTTGTCGCCATTTTTCGCAAATGCCACTACTGATGGGGTTGTCCGAAAACCTTCAGCATTAGCAATTACAGTAGGTTTACCACCTTCCATCACTGCCACGCAGGAGTTCGTTGTTCCTAAGTCAATTCCAACTACTTTTGCCATTTTAGGTGCTGGCTCCGTATAACTACAAATGAATGAATGAGAATATAAAGGACTAAATTTTGAACCAACAGGGTCAATAAATCAGCCAATTCAGCATGAATACCTTTGATTTGGCTTTCCTGGGGTTAAAACTCCAGACTATGCTGATATATATACTGAAGCTTAGTGGTAGCCAGTCCATGAAGGGTGGTTTCCCGAACCTTGCTTAGGACGGTTAAACTAACTAAATAGTTTTTTTAGTTGGTTCATGGATTGATTTGCCTTCACTCTGTCTAATGTATGAGAATTAATACTTTCAGTAATTAGGGTGAACCGTAACGTCCGAGTGGTGTTTGCCGTCTTTAGAGGTAATAAACTACAGAAGCACTGAGAATTGGGCATTGAGCATTGGGCATTGAATTAAATATTACTCAGCACTTACTCAAGTCTAGAGAAAAGAGTTTCCCAATCAATTACAGGTGGTCTTTGTCCCTGGTTGACTATTTCAAAAATTTTCTTGGAACTACTTGGCTGAAAAAGGCATTCCACGCAAGCGTTTGCTACATCAATCCGGCTGGTATCACCCGAAAGTGTATCCCCAGTGCCTATAACCACACCATACTTACCATCAGTTTTGGCCTTTAGCAGTGTGTTGAGGTCGTATGAAGTATAGGGCCCGTCAATCAAGCGTCCTGGGCGGATAATCGTGTAGGGCAATCCTGAATTAATAATGGACTCCTCACCTTTTTGTTTGGCATCCAACACGCCGAACGCATTAAGAATACTAAAAGGAAACTGATCTTTACGGAGAATTCCACAAGAAGAGACGAAAACGAACCGCTTCAAATTCTGGGGTGCTGCTGTAACTAGGTTGCTGACACCTTGGGCATCAACCTTGGCTGGACTATTCTTTGCTTTTGCTTCGCTAGATTTGGGGTTAAGGAAAGTTATTCCCCATTCAAGCAAGTTCGGGGGTTGGTCAAACTCCCATCGCGAAGAAGGAAAGGCAGTGGTTCCAGTACAACTGATGATGTGGGTGACATCTTGTGTTGCAGCTGGGAGTGTAGCTGGCTGGCGGATGTCACCAACGGCAATTTCCACTCTCTGGTTAAACATTTCTTCGACTTTTGCGGCATTGCGTGTCAGAACGCGAACTTTCAAACCCTTTTCTAGGAGTTTGCCTACCACTAGTTGCCCTACTCCACCAGTAGCACCAGCAACTAGTACCAAATCTTCAGCCGAAGTTTCAAAAGAAGTCATAAATTGCCTTTGAGATAGTCTCTTTTTAATCTACTCAAATAAATGGGTTAGCGTACCCTGCTGGAAGAAAGCTAAGCGTAGCGTCTGTCTACGACACGCTGCGCGAACGCAGAGAAGGTATCGCCAAAATAGACTCAGATTAAAACATTTGGCTAATAGCTGTTGATTCTGTAGCTTTCAGGCTGACAATTGGGAATTTTAAAATCAGGGCAAATTTCCCAAAACTGAATCAGAACAGTAGCAAGTACTTGAGGTTTCGAGCAAGGAATGAAAATTAGTCAAAAATTAATTTCGGGTATTCTGGGAATGGCTACCATCTCAGTAATTGTTGGTGCGATTAGTGCCGATCAACAATTGAAGATAGCTAAGTATCTTGCTCAACAAGAGGCTGAAGAGGTTGCTGGATTACTGGGATATTTCGTAAGTCATGAGCTTGAATACCACGAACTGCGATCGCGTGAGAAAATGCTAGCCCATTTACAAAACCATGTAGAATTGCTACATAAGCAACGTCAGCGCGATCTAGAAATTGTAGATCGTAATAAAATCATTCTGGCAGATGTAGTTGCAGAAGATATCGGTACGCGATTAGATCACGATCGCAATAATGAAGTTGGTAAAACTATTCAAGATGGTATACCAAGAACTTATGTTGAGTCCAGTCCTGAATACCCAAATGGGATTCAATTGATTGCTGTTGCTTTTAAGACTGGCAAGGGTGAAACAATTGGGGCAGTAATTTTGGAATATACCCCGCTTTACAAAGCAGCACTAGCAACAGCCGAAAAGAATATTATTGTGACGTTGT contains:
- the dnaK gene encoding molecular chaperone DnaK, which encodes MAKVVGIDLGTTNSCVAVMEGGKPTVIANAEGFRTTPSVVAFAKNGDNLVGQIAKRQAVMNPENTFYSVKRFIGRRYDEVSNEATEVSYKVLSSNGNVKLDCPIAGKPFAPEEISAKVLRKLVEDASKYLGETVTQAVITVPAYFNDSQRQATKDAGKIAGIEVLRIINEPTAASLAYGFDKKSNETILVFDLGGGTFDVSVLEVGDGVFEVLATSGDTHLGGDDFDKKIVDFLAEKFKKAEGIELRKDKQALQRLTEAAEKAKIELSSVTQAEINLPFITATQDGPKHLDTTLTRATFEELCSDLIDRCRVPVENALRDAKLSKGDIDEVVLVGGSTRIPAVHQIVKQVLGKDPNQSVNPDEVVAIGAAIQAGVLNNEVTGILLLDVSPLSLGVETLGGVMTKIIPRNTTIPTKKSEVFSTAVDGQTNVEIHVLQGEREFSNDNKSLGTFRLDGIPPAPRGVPQIEVVFDIDANGILNVTAKDKGTGKEQSISITGASTLDKTDVDRMVREAEQNASSDKERREKIERKNQADSLSYQAEKQLQELGDKVPAADKTKVEGLVKELREAVAKEDDEQIKKLTPELQQALFAVGSNIYQQAGAGAAPGAEPQDGGSTSSSGSGDDVIDADFTESK
- a CDS encoding SDR family oxidoreductase, producing the protein MTSFETSAEDLVLVAGATGGVGQLVVGKLLEKGLKVRVLTRNAAKVEEMFNQRVEIAVGDIRQPATLPAATQDVTHIISCTGTTAFPSSRWEFDQPPNLLEWGITFLNPKSSEAKAKNSPAKVDAQGVSNLVTAAPQNLKRFVFVSSCGILRKDQFPFSILNAFGVLDAKQKGEESIINSGLPYTIIRPGRLIDGPYTSYDLNTLLKAKTDGKYGVVIGTGDTLSGDTSRIDVANACVECLFQPSSSKKIFEIVNQGQRPPVIDWETLFSRLE